From a single Rutidosis leptorrhynchoides isolate AG116_Rl617_1_P2 chromosome 5, CSIRO_AGI_Rlap_v1, whole genome shotgun sequence genomic region:
- the LOC139848289 gene encoding transcription factor PRE3-like, producing MSTRRSRSRQSTASRISDDQINDLVSKLQQLLPEIRTRRSDKVSASKVLQETCNYIRNLHREVDDLSERLSELLENTDSSQASIIRSLLTQ from the exons ATGTCTACTAGAAGATCTAGATCAAGACAGTCAACGGCTTCAAGAATTAGTGACGATCAAATCAATGATCTTGTTTCAAAGTTGCAGCAGCTTCTTCCAGAAATACGAACTCGTCGCTCAGACAAG GTATCGGCGTCAAAAGTTCTACAAGAAACGTGCAACTACATCAGAAACTTGCATCGAGAGGTTGATGATTTAAGTGAAAGACTCTCTGAGTTGCTCGAAAACACTGATTCGAGTCAAGCTTCTATCATTAGGAGTTTACTTACGCAATAG